The following coding sequences lie in one Betaproteobacteria bacterium genomic window:
- a CDS encoding mandelate racemase/muconate lactonizing enzyme family protein produces MSTIQDVRADLYRIPLPVTLSDSTHGDMTHFELVTVRLRDSDGAEGSGYTFTVGANGRAALHTVMHDLAPVLNGQRGDLIEQLWYKMWWAVHYGGRGGSAVLAISAIDVALWDLKARKLGQPLWTLLGGFDANVPCYAGGIDLWFPLDRLLAQTDDNLAKGFRAIKMKVGRPKLSEDVARVKAMREHLGEDFPLMVDANMRWTPDEAIRAARALQPYHPGWIEEPTIPDDVAGHVRIVREGGLPVATGENLHTLYEFQQMISAGGVTFPEPDVTNCGGITVFMKVARLAESFNLPVTSHGAHDITVHLLAAAPNRSYLEAHGFGLDKYIAQPLEIRDGCAIAPDRPGHGIEFDWKGLEALRDR; encoded by the coding sequence ATGAGCACGATCCAGGACGTTCGCGCCGACCTCTACCGCATTCCTCTGCCGGTGACGCTGTCCGACAGCACGCACGGCGACATGACCCACTTCGAATTGGTCACCGTCCGGTTGCGCGACAGTGACGGGGCCGAAGGTTCCGGCTATACCTTCACCGTCGGCGCCAACGGCCGCGCGGCGCTCCACACGGTGATGCATGACCTGGCACCCGTGCTGAACGGGCAGCGCGGCGATCTCATCGAGCAGCTCTGGTACAAGATGTGGTGGGCTGTGCACTACGGTGGCCGGGGCGGCTCGGCGGTGCTCGCCATCTCCGCCATCGATGTGGCCCTGTGGGACCTCAAGGCGAGAAAGCTCGGTCAGCCGCTGTGGACCCTCCTGGGCGGCTTCGACGCCAACGTGCCCTGCTACGCCGGCGGCATCGACCTCTGGTTCCCCCTCGACCGCTTGCTCGCGCAGACGGACGACAACCTGGCCAAGGGATTCCGCGCGATCAAGATGAAGGTGGGCCGTCCGAAACTGTCCGAGGACGTCGCACGGGTGAAGGCCATGCGCGAACATCTGGGCGAGGACTTTCCGCTGATGGTCGACGCCAACATGCGCTGGACACCTGACGAAGCGATCCGCGCCGCGCGCGCCCTGCAGCCGTACCACCCGGGATGGATCGAGGAGCCGACCATTCCCGACGACGTGGCAGGCCACGTGCGGATCGTGCGCGAAGGCGGTCTTCCCGTCGCGACTGGCGAGAACCTCCACACGCTCTACGAATTCCAGCAGATGATCAGCGCGGGCGGCGTCACCTTCCCGGAGCCGGACGTGACCAATTGCGGCGGCATCACCGTCTTCATGAAGGTTGCTCGCCTCGCCGAGAGCTTCAATCTGCCCGTGACCTCGCATGGTGCGCACGACATCACCGTGCATCTGCTGGCCGCCGCTCCCAATCGTTCCTATCTCGAGGCCCACGGCTTCGGTCTGGACAAGTACATCGCCCAACCGCTGGAGATCCGGGACGGCTGCGCGATCGCGCCCGACCGCCCGGGGCACGGCATCGAGTTCGACTGGAAAGGACTCGAGGCGCTGCGGGACCGCTGA
- a CDS encoding MBL fold metallo-hydrolase: MTTHLSVRLPGTLRFLQRDWLSANHVLLYGPDRNVLIDAGHVSSAAETVTRVTGALDGRPLHDIVLTHTHSDHMGGCAMLKRTFGCRITVPEGEAEMIRAWDTRALWLDYAGQHAERFDFENVIRPGDRIEMGGIEWETIATPGHDMGAVVYWCAREGILISGDALWERSFGIVLPGEGWRDRLAAARDTLFRLRSLGARIVIPGHGDIFTDADGAIEACLSRVAAFEQDERRMARNVVRVMFVFALLERPGMTEEDVLTLFCEVPLFAEYAARYFDTPPSDLALATMEELAKAGTLERGGDGRWFAR, encoded by the coding sequence GTGACAACGCACCTCTCCGTCCGTCTTCCGGGCACGCTGCGGTTCCTCCAGCGCGACTGGCTCAGCGCCAATCATGTCCTGCTGTACGGCCCGGACCGCAACGTTCTCATCGATGCGGGACATGTGAGTTCGGCGGCAGAAACAGTGACGCGGGTAACGGGGGCCCTGGACGGCCGCCCCCTGCACGACATCGTTCTCACGCACACGCACTCCGATCACATGGGTGGTTGCGCAATGCTCAAGCGCACGTTCGGCTGCCGTATCACGGTTCCGGAGGGCGAAGCGGAGATGATCCGCGCGTGGGACACCCGGGCGCTGTGGCTCGACTACGCCGGGCAGCACGCCGAGCGCTTCGATTTCGAAAACGTCATCCGCCCCGGCGATCGCATCGAGATGGGCGGCATCGAATGGGAGACGATCGCCACACCCGGCCACGACATGGGAGCCGTCGTCTACTGGTGCGCCCGGGAGGGCATCCTCATCTCGGGCGATGCGCTGTGGGAGCGAAGCTTCGGCATCGTGCTTCCGGGCGAAGGCTGGCGCGACCGCCTTGCCGCCGCGCGCGACACGCTCTTCCGCCTGAGATCGCTGGGCGCGCGGATCGTCATTCCAGGTCACGGCGACATCTTCACGGACGCGGACGGAGCCATCGAAGCGTGCCTGTCTCGTGTCGCAGCCTTCGAACAGGACGAGCGGCGCATGGCGCGCAACGTGGTCAGGGTGATGTTCGTCTTCGCGCTGCTGGAACGGCCGGGCATGACCGAAGAAGACGTGCTGACATTGTTCTGCGAGGTGCCGCTCTTTGCCGAGTACGCGGCCCGCTATTTCGATACGCCGCCCAGCGATCTCGCCCTGGCCACGATGGAAGAATTGGCGAAGGCAGGAACCCTGGAGCGCGGTGGGGACGGGCGATGGTTCGCGCGGTGA